A window of Adhaeribacter arboris genomic DNA:
GTTTTCCTGAAAGTTTGGGAAATGCGCGAAAGCTTACAAATGGACGAAGCCATTCAGGCCTACTTATATCGTTCCTGCTATAATACAGCGCTCAATTTTTTAAAAACCCAAAAGCCAAAAACGGATATTGATACCATCGGCGAAATAGTACCGGGCAGCGACTCAGCGGAGAAACACGTTAATTTTCTTGAAACCGAAACTCAGGTTTTACAAGCCATTGATAGCCTTCCTCCTAAAACCAAGCTGGTATTTTCGATGAGCCGTTTTGAGGAATTGAGCTACAAAGAAATAGCCGACCGGCTGGATATTTCCCTGAAATCCGTGGAAAAACACATGGGCATTGCCTTGCAGCGTCTGCGCGAAAACCTGAAAGAATACCTCGTCGGGCTGCTTTCATTTATCCTTTCCGATTTTTTTTAATTTTTTTTCAAATACGAGGTAGGGTAAGGACTACTTTAATTGTTTTATAGACGAAGACCCGAGGCGCCCTTCTTCCTTTAAACAATTTTTTCTTAAAACAATCCTTAACTCTTACTTAAATGAAATCTTATTTAGTTAAAAAATTAAACCTAACTTTTTTAGGCGTTGCCACTCTGTTTTTAATAACTTCTTGCGAAGATGAGTTTTTGCGCGGCCACGGCGATGTTGTTTCCCGTAACCGTCCGGTAGGTACGTTTAATGCCGTAAGTGCCGGAGGCGAATTCGAAATTTTCTTAACCCAAGGGCCCACTAAAGATGTATTACTCGAAGGTCAGGAAAATGTATTATCGGAATTATCTACCGAAGTCCGGAACAACAAGCTGATTATTAAATACGACAAGAAACACGTGAAAACCAGTAAACCGGTGCGCATTTACATTACTACGCCCGAGTTAACCGAAGTTTCCGTTTCCGGCGCTAACTCCGTCAGAAGTTTAACCGACTGGCAGGTAGATGATTTTGATTTAGAAGCTTCCGGCAACACCGATATTCATTTAACCTTAAAAGGAGCCCAAACCATTGATACAGAATTATCCGGTTCGGCAGATATAGAACTGAACGGCGATGCTGTTTACCACGACATTGATATTTCGGGTTCCGGAAATGTAAAAGCTTTTGACTTGATTACCAAAGAGGCGGATATTGAGGTGAGCGGCTCCGGCAAATGCGAAGTAACGGTAAGCGACCGTTTAAAAGCTATCCTCAGCGGCTCCGGCCGGGTGCGTTATAAAGGCAATCCTAGCGTGAGTACTAAAATATCCGGCAGTGGCAGTGTAAATCAAGTTGATTAATAAATTTTCGTAACTTTTAAAATAAAATTTACCTTTAGGGTAGGGTAAGAATTGTTTTAACTGTTATATAAGTACATGAATGAAAACCGGCCTACATTCTGGGAACACCTGGCCCGGGAAGTCAGTGGAAATGCTTCGGAAGAATCGAAAGACTGGGCGCAGCAGCAACCAGACCAGGAAATTAAGGAAGCAAGAAAACAGGCCGAACGGGTATGGCAAAGTACGTCCTTACCGGTAGACTCGTACGAACCGGATGTAGAGCGCGGCTGGCAACGGTTTCAGTTAAAAGTGCAAGCCCGGCAAATGCCGCTCACTCCGGTAAAGAAAAGTAAAACGGGCACCATACGATGGGCAGTGGCGGCTACTATTTCTTTGTTATTGGTAGCCGGAGCTTACTTTCTTACTCGCCCCACGCAACCCGCTTGGACGGAAGTAAAAACGGCAGCAAATGAAACCAAAACCATTCGGCTTGCGGATGGTAGTACCGTAGCCTTAAACCAGAAAAGCGTATTTTCTTACCCTA
This region includes:
- a CDS encoding RNA polymerase sigma factor produces the protein MVAEKSGGKIISLYPSLSPEEKVEWLFRKYYASLCRSLYRTLRDANFAEDIVQEVFLKVWEMRESLQMDEAIQAYLYRSCYNTALNFLKTQKPKTDIDTIGEIVPGSDSAEKHVNFLETETQVLQAIDSLPPKTKLVFSMSRFEELSYKEIADRLDISLKSVEKHMGIALQRLRENLKEYLVGLLSFILSDFF
- a CDS encoding head GIN domain-containing protein — protein: MKSYLVKKLNLTFLGVATLFLITSCEDEFLRGHGDVVSRNRPVGTFNAVSAGGEFEIFLTQGPTKDVLLEGQENVLSELSTEVRNNKLIIKYDKKHVKTSKPVRIYITTPELTEVSVSGANSVRSLTDWQVDDFDLEASGNTDIHLTLKGAQTIDTELSGSADIELNGDAVYHDIDISGSGNVKAFDLITKEADIEVSGSGKCEVTVSDRLKAILSGSGRVRYKGNPSVSTKISGSGSVNQVD